The genomic stretch AGGCCCGACCAAGAACGTTGCCAATACCCGTCACATTCTCGGTACCTGCGGTGTCTACATCTCCACCAAAGTGTGGAATGACATCCCGGCCGAGTACCGCGCCATCATCGAAGAAGAGTTCACCAAGGGTGCTAACCACATGGTCGAACTGCTCAAGTCCCAGCACGGCGGTGTCGTGAAGGAACTCGAATCCTACGGCGTGAAGTTCAACGAAGTGGATGGCGATGCTTTCCGCGCAGCCCTTGCCCCTCTCTACGAAGAGCAGGAAGGCATGACTCCCGGCATCTTCAAATCCATCTTCTCTGAGCTCGACGCAATGAGATAAACAAACCGGTGGTGCATGGGAGTCTCACTCCCATGCACCGCTATTGGTGAATCCATGTCTGTAACACCCAAGACGATCCTTAAGAATCTCGACCTGATCATCAGTGGTTTTTTCCTGAGCATTACCGTGCTGGTGGTCATCGTCAATGTCGGGCTTCGCTACCTTTTTCAGGGCGGCCTTTTCTGGGCCGAAGAAGTGGCAACGACCTCCTTTATCTGGAGCGTTTTTGTCGGTTCCGCCGCTGCATACCGTTACAAAATGCACATCGGCATCGATATGGTATCGAGAATCGGGCCACCGATCTGGCGCAAGCTGGTTGCCGTATTCGTTGATATCATGATGTTCGTCATCAATGCGTACATCGTTTATCTCAGCGTGCTCTACATCAGGGCCAATGAGCTGAAGCGAACCCCGGTGCTCGATATTCCTGCCATCTATGTGAATTTTGCATTGACGGTCGGCTTCTCGCTGATGGCCGCGTATGCACTGTTTTTCTTATACCGGGACGTACGCAAGCTGTTCCGCAGTGAAGAAGAAGGGATAGGAGAAGTATAATGCTCACATTTCCTGTATCTATCGTCATGGTGCTGTACTTCACCAGTATTCCCATTGCCTACGCACTGCTGGCAGCGGGACTTGCCTATTTCACCTTTGGGGACGTGGGAACGCCGCCGGATCTGATCCTGCAGAAATTCGTTACTTCCACGGCCTCCTTCCCGCTCCTCGCCATTCCGTTTTTCATCATGGCAGGGGAGATCATGAACTTTTCCGGTATCAGCTCCAGCCTCATGAAGATGGCGGATGTGCTCACCGGTCACCTGCGCGGCGGACTGGCACAGGTCAACGTTCTGCTTTCCACGCTCATGGGCGGCATCTCCGGCTCGGCCAATGCCGACGCCGCCATGCAGTCCAAGATCATTGTGCCGCAGATGACCAAACGCGGCTACAGCAGGGCCTTTGCCACGGCAACCACGGCCGCTTCTTCCGCCATTGCTCCGGTTATTCCGCCGGGCATCAACCTGATCATTTACGCGCTCATTGCGCAGGTCTCGGTGGCGAAAATGTTCATCGGCGGTTACACCCCGGGTATTCTCATGTGCCTGGGCCTGATGCTGACCGTCCTTTTTATTTCAAGGAAGCGGGACTATAAACCATCCCGTGAGAAGATGGCTTCGCCCAAGGAAATCCTCCTGCAGGCCAAGGAGTCCATCTGGGGCCTGTTGCTTCCTCTCGGTATTATCGTCGGTATTCGTTTCGGCGTGTTTACCCCCACGGAAGCCGGGGCCATGGCCGTCCTGTTCTGCATCATCATCGGCGTGTTCTTCTACAAGAAGCTCAAGTGGGAGCATTTCCCCATTATTCTGAAGAATACCCTGCTGGGCACCAGCTCGGTCATGCTGATCATCATCGCCGCTTCTGTCTTTGGTCAGTACATGAGCTGGGAGCGCATCCCGCACGAGCTGACCAAGAGCATCCTGGCCTTCTCGTCTGATCCCTGGGCCATTCTGGTGGTTATCAATATTCTGCTTCTCGTCCTCGGCATGTTCCTTGAGGGCGGGGCGCTCCTTATCATTGTCGCACCGCTGCTGGTGCCGATCATGAAGACACTCAACGTGGATTTGATCCACTTCGGTCTGATCATGATCGTCAACATCATGATAGGAGGGATAACGCCGCCATTCGGCTCAATGATGTTCACCACGTGCGCCATTACCGGGGCAACGGTCGGCGATTTCGTCAAGGAAATCATGCCGTTTATCTTTGCGCTCCTGGTCGTGCTGGTGATTGTTACCTACATGCCCTCCGTGGTCATGTTCCTCCCCAACCTTCTTTAGTTGATAGGGGTACATCATGTTGTTGATAGGCCATCGCGGCTGCGCATATCCCGGGTATAACCAGAACACCATCCGTTCCTTCGAGAAAGTCACTTCCGAAGGCGTCCCGGCCATTGAGTTCGATGTTCAACTCTGTGCTGATGGCAGGCTGGTTGTGGTGCACAATCTGGACCTTGAAGAGGTCTCCACCGGTACAGGGGAAGTATCGAACACGGACTCGGCAACCCTGAAGTCGCTCTATGCCGGTAATCCCGAGCGGGGGAAAGATCGGATTCCATTCCTTGAAGAGGTGTTCGACTTCTTTGCCTCCAAGGAGCCGGGAGCACGTCCCGTCATCCATATGGAACTCAAGGGGAAGAATACCGGAACCAAGGCCGGAGAACTCTTCAATGCGTATGTCCACGCCGGAAAACTGGATGTGAACGATATGCTCGCCAGCTCATTCAATTGGGATGAGCTAAGAGCTTTTCGCGAGGTCTGCCCCACGGCGGGTATTGCCCTGCTCGACGGAGCCATTCGGCGTGACCGGTTGGTCGAGAAGACCGGCCCCCAAGGTGAAGCCCTCTTCGGTGAAGTCTTTGCTTACGGTAATGAAGATTACATGCTCCCTCGCTTTCCGGACCTTGCCGGTAACCGGGCATTGGTCGAAAAAGCGTGTTCCGATCAGGAATTGTCACGAATTCTGATTCAGGAGATACAGGCGTGCCTTGAAGGGCAGTACTATACGGATGAATTGCTGGAGACCGCCGTGGAGATGCAGGCGGCATCCGTCAATCTCTGGTACAAAACCACTTCGGCTGATTTTGTGGCCAAAGCACATGCTCGGGGGCTGGCAGTATTCGTGTATACGGTCAACACCCTTGCAGAATGGAAGGATATGCTGAACATGAAGGTGGACGGCGTGTTCACCGATTTCTACGCAGAGGCCAAACGGTCTATGGGCGACAGTG from Pseudodesulfovibrio profundus encodes the following:
- a CDS encoding TRAP transporter small permease, encoding MSVTPKTILKNLDLIISGFFLSITVLVVIVNVGLRYLFQGGLFWAEEVATTSFIWSVFVGSAAAYRYKMHIGIDMVSRIGPPIWRKLVAVFVDIMMFVINAYIVYLSVLYIRANELKRTPVLDIPAIYVNFALTVGFSLMAAYALFFLYRDVRKLFRSEEEGIGEV
- a CDS encoding TRAP transporter large permease, whose amino-acid sequence is MLTFPVSIVMVLYFTSIPIAYALLAAGLAYFTFGDVGTPPDLILQKFVTSTASFPLLAIPFFIMAGEIMNFSGISSSLMKMADVLTGHLRGGLAQVNVLLSTLMGGISGSANADAAMQSKIIVPQMTKRGYSRAFATATTAASSAIAPVIPPGINLIIYALIAQVSVAKMFIGGYTPGILMCLGLMLTVLFISRKRDYKPSREKMASPKEILLQAKESIWGLLLPLGIIVGIRFGVFTPTEAGAMAVLFCIIIGVFFYKKLKWEHFPIILKNTLLGTSSVMLIIIAASVFGQYMSWERIPHELTKSILAFSSDPWAILVVINILLLVLGMFLEGGALLIIVAPLLVPIMKTLNVDLIHFGLIMIVNIMIGGITPPFGSMMFTTCAITGATVGDFVKEIMPFIFALLVVLVIVTYMPSVVMFLPNLL
- a CDS encoding glycerophosphodiester phosphodiesterase; amino-acid sequence: MLLIGHRGCAYPGYNQNTIRSFEKVTSEGVPAIEFDVQLCADGRLVVVHNLDLEEVSTGTGEVSNTDSATLKSLYAGNPERGKDRIPFLEEVFDFFASKEPGARPVIHMELKGKNTGTKAGELFNAYVHAGKLDVNDMLASSFNWDELRAFREVCPTAGIALLDGAIRRDRLVEKTGPQGEALFGEVFAYGNEDYMLPRFPDLAGNRALVEKACSDQELSRILIQEIQACLEGQYYTDELLETAVEMQAASVNLWYKTTSADFVAKAHARGLAVFVYTVNTLAEWKDMLNMKVDGVFTDFYAEAKRSMGDSAS